ATTGCCTAGTAACATACTGACAATTGAAAATGCCAGCATCAAACCGCCAATCGCAATTTTCTTAGCTTTTACATGCATGGACAAAGATCGCCTCCCATACATTCACAAAGTGTATCTGCAATCCAAAGATCACAGCACGCATTTCCTGTTCCACAAGAATCCGTATTTCTTCCATAACCTGCTCCATATGGATTGTTCTGATAACGCTGTCCACTCCACTCTAGCTGGTTTAACAATCGACGATACTGTTGATTGTTCGGTTCCATATTTACGGCCTGATTCACTTGATCACGTGCAATCAGGTTATTTCCCATATTTGCATTAGCAACGGCACTTAAATAGTACCACTGGGCATCTCGGTTGTTCATTCCATTCAAAACATTCAACGCTTCCGGATATCGTCTTGCATTCAAATAATTATAGACAGCCTGTATCTGTGGATTCTGTTCTGTTCCATATCCACTATTATAGCTATATCCTCCGCCTTGATAGCCGCCATTAGACTGATATCCTCCCTGTGCACGCTGTCTCATAATCTCATCATAAGCTTCCTGCACTTCTTTAAATTTTTCTTCTGCCAAATCTGCCAGCGGATTATTCACATTCGCATCCGGGTGATATTTTCTCGTCATATCACGATATGCTCTTTTCACTTCATCATCTGAAGCATTTGGTGAAATCCCAAGTACTTCGTATGGATTCTTACTTGTCATTTAATACTCCATTCTATTATGTTTCTATCAATGTAACGTTACAATCATATACTACTTTTAAAAAAAAGTCTACTTTCTATCCGCTTTTTTCTCTTCTTTTTCCATCTGTTTTTTTCGATATTTCGTCCAGACACCTGCGTATAAAATATTTCGCAATATCTCCACATCAACCAGACACGGTAACTGCTCAAATGCTGTACTACATTCCGCAATCATCATTTGAAGCATCTGGTAGCATTTTTCTTCAAAATTTTCTTCAAAACGCAATATCTTCAACGGATTATAACATTTCTCTTTCATATCCTTTTGCAAATCGTCATATGCATCCATAATATAAATGAATTTTCCGAGGAAGAACCCAACCTTCCTAAGCGTCGGTTCCCACATATCTTCCTTATACACAAGTAATTCTTCCATCAACCTTCCAAAACACCCTGCCGGTAAATCTATGTTCTGACAATTTTCCTTTTCGTACTCTGCCAACTTTTTTAGTTCTCTGCGAATCACTTGGCTTTGTCTTTTATATTTTTTCTCTATCTTCTTAGCTTTTCCATGAAGCGTTTTCGAAGCAAGTAATCCACTTACTTTCTTTTCATCTTGCCAGTTATCTATCATGTGATAATATGCAAGCAGCACATTCATATCTGCACAATATTCTGTAATCTCATTCTGGATCATCCACTGCTTTTTCACCGGGTGAGTCTTACATCTATGTGAAGAAGTCAGGCCTTTCACTTCATACAAGGACGTCAAAAGTATCACTGCAAATGTCATATCATATGTCAATGTCAGCTGACCTACATTCCCATGTCTCTCCTTTAAAGTCCGACACAATCCACAATAATATGAACGATATTTTCTCCAGTCCTTCATCTTCAATTCAGGTTCACAAATTGTCACATACCCAAACATTTTTTATTCCTCTTCTGCCCATCCATAAGAACGCTCTACCGCCCGCTTCCATCCACGGAGCATTTTGTCTCGTTTTTCACTTTCAATATTTGGCGTAAATGTGCGGTCAATTGCCCAATTCTTTACTACTTCTTCTTTATCTTTCCAATATCCCACTGCAAGTCCCGCCAGATAAGCTGCTCCCATCGCTGTTGTTTCTACACATTTTGGTCTGTTAACCGGAGCATCACTGACATTTGCCTGTGTCTGCATCAGGAAATTATTTGCACTTGCGCCTCCATCTACCTTTAATGTTGCCAGCTGCAAATCCGCATCTGACTTCATTGCCTGTAATACATCATTTACTTGATATGCTAAAGATTCCAAAGTTGCTCTTACAATGTGGTATTTATTTACTCCACGAGTCAATCCGACAATTGCCCCTCTTGCATATTGATCCCAATATGGGGCTCCCAACCCGGTAAATGCAGGAACAACATAACAGCCATTTGCATCTGGAACCTTCTGAGCCATATACTCTGTGTCAGATGCCGAATCGATCAATCGCAACTCATCTCGAAGCCACTGTATCGCTGCTCCTGCTACAAATATTGAGCCCTCCAGAGCATAATTCACCTTACCATCAATTCCCCAGGCAATTGTTGTAACCAGGCCATTTTCAGAAAACACCGGTGTCTCCCCTGTATTCATCAACAAAAAACATCCTGTTCCGTATGTATTTTTTGCTTCTCCTTTTTCAAAACAAGTCTGACCAAATAATGCCGCCTGCTGATCTCCTGCCGCTCCTGCAATTGGGATACGTCCGCCGAAAAATGATGGGTCTGTCTCGCCATAAATCTCACTGGATGGTTTTGCCTGTGGAAGCATGCTTTTCGGAATCCCAAGTTCTGCCAGAATTTCTTCATCCCATTCTAAAGTATTAATATTGAACATCATTGTCCGGGATGCATTGGAATAATCTGTTACGTGAACAGCGCCCCTTGTCAGCTTCCATATCAGCCAGGTTTCTACTGTTCCAAACAAAAGTTCTCCACGCTCTGCACGCTCTCTTGCGCCCTCCACATTATCTAATATCCATTTTACCTTTGTTCCGGAAAAATATGCATCAATGACCAATCCTGTTTTCTTACGAAATGTCTCTGTAAGTCCTTTTTCTTTCAATTCATCACAATATCTGGATGTACGTCTGCATTGCCACACGATTGCATGATAGATTGGTTTTCCAGTGTTTTTATCCCACACAATGGTTGTCTCACGCTGGTTTGT
This Ruminococcus hominis DNA region includes the following protein-coding sequences:
- a CDS encoding DnaJ domain-containing protein; its protein translation is MTSKNPYEVLGISPNASDDEVKRAYRDMTRKYHPDANVNNPLADLAEEKFKEVQEAYDEIMRQRAQGGYQSNGGYQGGGYSYNSGYGTEQNPQIQAVYNYLNARRYPEALNVLNGMNNRDAQWYYLSAVANANMGNNLIARDQVNQAVNMEPNNQQYRRLLNQLEWSGQRYQNNPYGAGYGRNTDSCGTGNACCDLWIADTLCECMGGDLCPCM
- a CDS encoding DUF5685 family protein; protein product: MFGYVTICEPELKMKDWRKYRSYYCGLCRTLKERHGNVGQLTLTYDMTFAVILLTSLYEVKGLTSSHRCKTHPVKKQWMIQNEITEYCADMNVLLAYYHMIDNWQDEKKVSGLLASKTLHGKAKKIEKKYKRQSQVIRRELKKLAEYEKENCQNIDLPAGCFGRLMEELLVYKEDMWEPTLRKVGFFLGKFIYIMDAYDDLQKDMKEKCYNPLKILRFEENFEEKCYQMLQMMIAECSTAFEQLPCLVDVEILRNILYAGVWTKYRKKQMEKEEKKADRK
- the glpK gene encoding glycerol kinase GlpK; translated protein: MGKYIMALDAGTTSNRCILFNEKGEMCSVAQKEFTQYFPKPGWVEHDAGEIWSTQLQVARDAMNKIGVSAEEIAAIGITNQRETTIVWDKNTGKPIYHAIVWQCRRTSRYCDELKEKGLTETFRKKTGLVIDAYFSGTKVKWILDNVEGARERAERGELLFGTVETWLIWKLTRGAVHVTDYSNASRTMMFNINTLEWDEEILAELGIPKSMLPQAKPSSEIYGETDPSFFGGRIPIAGAAGDQQAALFGQTCFEKGEAKNTYGTGCFLLMNTGETPVFSENGLVTTIAWGIDGKVNYALEGSIFVAGAAIQWLRDELRLIDSASDTEYMAQKVPDANGCYVVPAFTGLGAPYWDQYARGAIVGLTRGVNKYHIVRATLESLAYQVNDVLQAMKSDADLQLATLKVDGGASANNFLMQTQANVSDAPVNRPKCVETTAMGAAYLAGLAVGYWKDKEEVVKNWAIDRTFTPNIESEKRDKMLRGWKRAVERSYGWAEEE